The following coding sequences are from one Macrobrachium rosenbergii isolate ZJJX-2024 chromosome 36, ASM4041242v1, whole genome shotgun sequence window:
- the LOC136825001 gene encoding uncharacterized protein isoform X1, with protein sequence MTSFCSVHRPCGYILSVNSTMKSIRLLALFLASGFLLSIRGEITEAIWKLREKDHRYTLQGSVLVSLKISRVACGMLCHTRQDCISFNHNKVSMECEILNTAFHKPSDTTLIAAPGWNYYNFLPPRPPKNASDYCPNGGIYVQYEQPVYKRYDFSLDGFACSPHPWVQARHDEGKTCKMVIMYDTDYQGEDSAYSNHPGTYYEALQQCMNYNCIGMICRKYIDTCWLKLNSQFTSSTQPIYSVDLLYWYTTCE encoded by the exons AGTGTGAATTCCACTATGAAATCCATCAGGTTACTAGCATTATTTCTAGCTTCAGGATTCCTGCTCAGCATTCGTGGAGAAATCACCGAAGCAATATGGAAGTTGAGAG AGAAGGACCATCGCTACACACTACAAGGATCAGTGCTGGTTTCTCTGAAGATATCAAGAGTAGCTTGCGGGATGTTGTGTCACACCAGGCAAGACTGCATTTCTTTCAATCACAACA AAGTAAGCATGGAATGTGAAATACTGAACACAGCCTTCCACAAACCAAGTGACACTACGTTGATTGCAGCTCCCGGATGGAACTACTACAACTTTTTGCCTCCAAGACCG CCTAAGAATGCAAGTGATTACTGTCCCAACGGAGGCATTTATGTTCAGTACGAGCAGCCTGTTTACAAAAGGTACGACTTCTCGCTTGATGGTTTTGCTTGTTCGCCTCACCCGTGGGTCCAAGCGAGACACGACGAAGGGAAGA CTTGTAAGATGGTTATTATGTACGACACGGACTATCAGGGAGAGGATTCTGCTTATTCAAATCACCCTGGAACTTACTACGAAGCCTTGCAGCAGTGCATGAATTACAACTGCATCGGGATGATCTGCAGAAAATATATAG ACACATGCTGGCTGAAGCTCAATTCGCAATTCACGTCATCAACACAACCCATATACTCGGTCGATCTTCTATACTGGTACACTACTTGCGAATAG
- the LOC136825001 gene encoding uncharacterized protein isoform X2 produces MKSIRLLALFLASGFLLSIRGEITEAIWKLREKDHRYTLQGSVLVSLKISRVACGMLCHTRQDCISFNHNKVSMECEILNTAFHKPSDTTLIAAPGWNYYNFLPPRPPKNASDYCPNGGIYVQYEQPVYKRYDFSLDGFACSPHPWVQARHDEGKTCKMVIMYDTDYQGEDSAYSNHPGTYYEALQQCMNYNCIGMICRKYIDTCWLKLNSQFTSSTQPIYSVDLLYWYTTCE; encoded by the exons ATGAAATCCATCAGGTTACTAGCATTATTTCTAGCTTCAGGATTCCTGCTCAGCATTCGTGGAGAAATCACCGAAGCAATATGGAAGTTGAGAG AGAAGGACCATCGCTACACACTACAAGGATCAGTGCTGGTTTCTCTGAAGATATCAAGAGTAGCTTGCGGGATGTTGTGTCACACCAGGCAAGACTGCATTTCTTTCAATCACAACA AAGTAAGCATGGAATGTGAAATACTGAACACAGCCTTCCACAAACCAAGTGACACTACGTTGATTGCAGCTCCCGGATGGAACTACTACAACTTTTTGCCTCCAAGACCG CCTAAGAATGCAAGTGATTACTGTCCCAACGGAGGCATTTATGTTCAGTACGAGCAGCCTGTTTACAAAAGGTACGACTTCTCGCTTGATGGTTTTGCTTGTTCGCCTCACCCGTGGGTCCAAGCGAGACACGACGAAGGGAAGA CTTGTAAGATGGTTATTATGTACGACACGGACTATCAGGGAGAGGATTCTGCTTATTCAAATCACCCTGGAACTTACTACGAAGCCTTGCAGCAGTGCATGAATTACAACTGCATCGGGATGATCTGCAGAAAATATATAG ACACATGCTGGCTGAAGCTCAATTCGCAATTCACGTCATCAACACAACCCATATACTCGGTCGATCTTCTATACTGGTACACTACTTGCGAATAG